In Thermorudis peleae, a genomic segment contains:
- a CDS encoding MOSC domain-containing protein: protein MEQHAIPSPRVGRVVGVCLRPTSGVPKYRQEAIVIGPDGVVGDYHAGPVNRHRKKGPPEPNHRQLTLVAQEVLDELNALLGTTLHAGSLGENITVEGLGDLSDLAPGTLLRVGSAILEVTGQNQPCKTIAVYHPHLVKLINGRRGVTAIVRQPGIARPNDQVMVLGPLPESQTGDATA, encoded by the coding sequence ATGGAACAGCATGCGATTCCCAGCCCACGGGTTGGCCGCGTTGTCGGCGTCTGTTTGCGCCCAACGAGCGGCGTTCCAAAGTACCGACAAGAAGCCATTGTGATTGGGCCCGACGGTGTCGTTGGCGACTATCACGCTGGTCCGGTGAATCGGCATCGCAAGAAGGGACCTCCCGAGCCGAACCATCGCCAGCTGACCCTCGTTGCCCAAGAAGTGCTTGACGAACTCAATGCGCTTCTTGGCACCACACTCCACGCCGGTTCACTGGGCGAAAACATCACCGTCGAGGGGCTTGGCGACCTCAGCGACCTTGCGCCCGGCACACTCCTCCGCGTCGGCTCGGCAATTCTCGAAGTGACTGGGCAGAATCAACCCTGCAAGACGATCGCGGTCTACCACCCACACCTCGTCAAATTGATCAACGGGCGACGTGGCGTGACTGCCATCGTGCGGCAGCCAGGCATTGCACGACCGAATGATCAGGTCATGGTGCTTGGCCCGCTACCGGAAAGCCAAACTGGCGACGCGACCGCTTAA